The following proteins come from a genomic window of Nitrospirota bacterium:
- a CDS encoding insulinase family protein, whose translation MIKKLCILIALFFVINAPAYGIESREHYLSNGLKIVTVENHKSPVVTFQVWYKIGSRNEVTGKTGLSHLLEHMMFKGTAKNGKGEFSRIVSKNGGTENAFTSQDYTAYFENFSSDRLDISLDLESDRMVNLTIDPAEFSLERDVVKEERRMRTDDDPTSALVEELYAVAFKVHPYHAPVIGWMTDLNNVTRDDAWNHYKKYYAPNNATVVVVGDFDTEDVIKRIDKYFGNIPKGTPPQEMLVKEPEQMGEKRFLYKREAQLPYIIYGYHVPNYSDRDHYALDVLSNILSSGKSSRLYRSVVYDKQIALSAGGGYTSIQTDPEIFYFYAQLRPGRTTDEAEASLHEEIEKLKKEPVTPKELEKARNQVEAGFIMGQDSVFYQAMLIGKLETTGAGAKYLDKYIDEIRNVKAEDIMRVAQKYFIEDNRTVGVLVPLPAKQ comes from the coding sequence TTGATAAAGAAACTCTGTATCCTGATAGCTTTATTTTTTGTCATAAATGCACCTGCTTACGGCATCGAGAGCAGGGAACACTATCTTTCGAATGGTCTTAAGATAGTTACTGTAGAAAATCATAAGTCCCCTGTTGTTACCTTTCAGGTATGGTATAAGATTGGTTCCCGTAATGAGGTAACAGGTAAGACAGGGCTTTCGCATCTTCTTGAACACATGATGTTTAAAGGGACTGCGAAAAACGGCAAGGGTGAGTTTTCAAGGATCGTATCAAAGAACGGCGGTACTGAAAATGCCTTTACCAGTCAGGATTACACTGCGTACTTTGAGAACTTTTCAAGCGACCGGCTTGACATCTCTCTTGATCTTGAATCCGACAGGATGGTAAATCTTACAATAGACCCTGCTGAATTTTCGCTTGAACGTGATGTTGTTAAAGAGGAACGAAGGATGCGTACAGACGATGACCCTACGTCTGCTCTTGTTGAGGAGTTGTATGCGGTTGCATTTAAGGTTCATCCATATCACGCACCTGTAATAGGGTGGATGACAGACCTGAATAATGTTACAAGGGATGACGCATGGAATCATTATAAAAAATATTATGCACCCAATAATGCAACTGTTGTTGTGGTAGGGGATTTTGATACAGAAGATGTAATTAAAAGAATTGATAAGTACTTCGGCAATATACCAAAAGGCACACCTCCTCAGGAAATGCTTGTTAAAGAACCGGAACAAATGGGGGAAAAGAGGTTTCTTTATAAGCGTGAGGCACAGCTTCCATACATTATATATGGATACCATGTCCCTAATTACAGTGACAGGGACCATTATGCACTTGATGTGCTGAGCAATATACTGTCATCAGGTAAAAGCTCAAGACTTTACAGGAGCGTAGTTTATGATAAGCAGATAGCACTTTCTGCAGGCGGCGGTTATACATCAATCCAGACCGACCCTGAGATATTTTATTTCTATGCCCAGCTCCGGCCGGGAAGGACAACGGATGAGGCAGAGGCTTCATTGCATGAAGAGATAGAAAAACTGAAAAAGGAACCTGTGACCCCTAAGGAACTTGAGAAGGCAAGGAATCAGGTGGAGGCGGGATTTATTATGGGACAGGACTCCGTGTTTTATCAGGCAATGTTGATAGGCAAGCTTGAGACCACAGGTGCAGGTGCTAAGTATTTAGATAAATATATTGATGAGATTAGAAATGTTAAGGCAGAAGACATTATGAGGGTGGCTCAGAAATATTTTATAGAAGATAACCGGACAGTGGGTGTTCTGGTGCCGCTGCCTGCTAAACAGTGA
- a CDS encoding insulinase family protein: MHRTKQYAALIYIFLAVFFVISTSSLCYSSPKITPKRVVLKNGITLLVVETHALPMVNVSLAIKTGAIHDPQGKAGVANLTGILLDEGTKTRTTKQIAEEIDFIGGRLSTSGGTDYSSASLVVLKKDINKGLDLLSDVLLNPTFPEEEVERKKKEILAGIISDKDDPGVIASKAFYKAVFKDHPYSMPVEGDEDTVKNITREDVVTFYNKYYKPNNTIMVVVGDVDVKEIQGLIENYFKAWEKSKIKFPDIPQVVKLKKTESILIDKNITQANIILGHTGISRDNPDFFAVYLMNYILGGGGFSSRMTKEIRDNRGLAYSVHSGFDINKYPGAFEVEVQTKNESATEAINNILIELRKIREEQVTDIEIDEAKAYLTGSFPLKLDTNAKIGSFLVFIEYYNLGLDYFEEYPKKIQAITKDDIIRAAKKYIDPENYVLVAVGNQKETGLKK, encoded by the coding sequence ATGCACAGAACTAAACAATATGCCGCATTAATCTACATATTTCTTGCTGTCTTTTTTGTTATTAGTACCTCCTCATTATGCTATTCCTCTCCCAAAATTACACCAAAGAGGGTGGTTTTAAAGAATGGTATTACACTGCTTGTTGTTGAGACTCATGCACTTCCAATGGTGAATGTGTCTTTGGCAATAAAAACCGGTGCAATACACGACCCGCAGGGTAAGGCTGGCGTTGCAAATCTTACAGGCATCCTGCTTGATGAGGGGACTAAGACAAGGACGACAAAACAGATTGCAGAGGAGATTGATTTTATAGGAGGCAGGCTTTCTACTTCAGGCGGCACGGATTACTCATCTGCATCTCTTGTAGTCCTGAAGAAGGATATAAATAAAGGGCTGGATCTTTTATCGGATGTACTGCTGAATCCAACCTTTCCTGAAGAGGAGGTGGAAAGGAAAAAAAAGGAGATACTGGCAGGGATAATCTCCGACAAGGATGACCCGGGTGTAATTGCATCAAAGGCCTTTTATAAGGCTGTGTTTAAAGACCACCCATACTCAATGCCTGTTGAAGGGGATGAAGATACAGTAAAAAACATCACACGGGAAGATGTTGTTACCTTTTACAATAAATACTACAAACCCAATAACACTATAATGGTTGTTGTTGGTGATGTTGATGTTAAGGAGATTCAGGGCCTTATTGAGAACTACTTTAAAGCTTGGGAAAAGTCCAAAATCAAGTTTCCTGATATTCCGCAGGTTGTAAAGTTAAAGAAAACGGAATCTATATTAATTGACAAAAATATCACACAGGCAAACATCATCCTTGGTCATACAGGAATATCCAGGGATAACCCTGATTTTTTTGCAGTCTACCTGATGAACTATATACTTGGGGGCGGTGGTTTTTCTTCAAGAATGACAAAGGAGATTAGGGATAACAGGGGGCTTGCTTACTCAGTTCACAGCGGATTTGATATTAATAAGTATCCCGGCGCCTTTGAGGTAGAGGTTCAGACAAAGAATGAGTCTGCAACAGAGGCTATAAATAACATACTAATTGAACTCAGGAAGATCAGAGAAGAGCAGGTAACAGATATTGAGATTGATGAGGCAAAGGCATACCTGACAGGTAGTTTCCCGCTCAAACTGGATACAAATGCCAAGATAGGTAGTTTCCTTGTTTTCATTGAATACTATAACCTCGGGCTTGATTATTTTGAAGAATACCCCAAAAAGATACAGGCAATTACAAAGGATGATATAATCAGGGCTGCTAAGAAATACATAGACCCGGAGAATTATGTACTTGTGGCAGTTGGGAATCAGAAAGAGACGGGGCTGAAGAAATAA
- the larE gene encoding ATP-dependent sacrificial sulfur transferase LarE — translation MQDNYLKLKSIIESMGSLLVAYSGGVDSSLLIKVAYDSLGEKAIAVTATSPTYPDYEIEEARLLASSIGIRHILIESNELDIADFAKNDSKRCYHCKRELFDKLKSIADELHIEHIACGTTVDDLKDYRPGMEAAKELGVRSPLVDAGLTKQMVREISKMLGLATWEKPSFACLSSRFPYGTEITEDKLKQVGMCETFLRQLGFNQFRVRYHGEIARIELDGEGLARLLNDITLRADITKRFKEFGFSYITLDLEGYRTGSMNEVLLKINPIPTLTLPLKGRE, via the coding sequence ATGCAAGACAACTATCTTAAATTAAAAAGTATAATCGAGTCTATGGGTTCCCTCCTTGTAGCCTACTCAGGAGGAGTGGACAGCTCTTTACTGATAAAGGTTGCTTATGATTCCCTTGGAGAAAAGGCAATAGCGGTAACAGCTACCTCTCCAACATACCCGGATTATGAGATTGAAGAAGCAAGGTTATTGGCTTCTTCAATAGGGATAAGGCATATACTGATTGAATCAAATGAGCTTGATATTGCGGATTTTGCTAAGAATGACAGCAAACGGTGTTATCACTGCAAGAGGGAGTTGTTCGACAAACTGAAGTCAATAGCGGATGAACTTCATATTGAGCATATAGCCTGCGGTACTACAGTGGATGACCTGAAAGACTACCGCCCCGGCATGGAGGCGGCAAAGGAGCTTGGGGTTAGAAGTCCTCTGGTCGATGCCGGCCTTACAAAACAAATGGTCAGGGAAATCAGCAAAATGTTAGGGCTGGCAACGTGGGAAAAACCATCGTTTGCATGTCTTTCCTCAAGATTTCCTTATGGGACTGAGATTACAGAAGATAAGTTAAAACAGGTAGGAATGTGTGAAACCTTCCTCCGTCAGCTAGGCTTTAACCAATTCAGGGTTCGTTATCACGGAGAGATTGCACGGATTGAATTGGATGGAGAAGGGTTGGCGAGATTATTAAATGATATTACATTGCGCGCTGATATAACAAAGAGGTTTAAAGAATTCGGATTTTCTTACATTACCCTTGACCTTGAGGGTTACAGGACCGGCAGTATGAATGAGGTTCTTTTGAAGATTAACCCCATCCCCACCCTAACCCTCCCCTTGAAGGGGAGGGAATAA
- the bamD gene encoding outer membrane protein assembly factor BamD: protein MLKKYIITSSVIICLASAVVFTGCAGTTKTDTLSSETESLKELYDAKVLLDKGDKLFKDEDYSGAAQEYRRFLEYHPVHKSASYVQYRIALSYFNRFRTIDRDIEPLEKALAAFEVLVRDYPLSEYKDEAVKKTKICKEKLAEREFYIGNFYLKQEAYPAAIERFNIILKDYSDTKVTEKASYYLSIAYSSNGKSDRAVDILKTLLEKNPETEYKKEASELLARLSQT from the coding sequence ATGTTAAAAAAGTACATAATCACATCATCTGTAATAATCTGCTTAGCTTCGGCAGTAGTGTTTACCGGCTGTGCAGGCACTACCAAGACAGATACCCTTTCAAGTGAAACAGAATCCCTCAAAGAACTTTATGATGCAAAAGTCCTGTTAGACAAGGGGGATAAATTGTTTAAAGATGAAGACTACTCGGGGGCGGCGCAGGAATACCGCCGGTTTCTTGAATATCATCCGGTACACAAATCAGCATCTTATGTTCAATACAGGATTGCACTCTCATACTTTAACAGATTCCGTACAATAGACAGGGATATAGAACCTCTTGAGAAAGCCCTTGCAGCATTTGAAGTTCTTGTAAGAGATTATCCGCTTTCTGAATATAAAGATGAGGCAGTTAAGAAAACAAAGATATGCAAGGAAAAACTTGCTGAACGTGAATTCTATATCGGTAATTTCTATCTTAAACAGGAAGCATATCCAGCAGCAATCGAAAGGTTCAATATCATCCTGAAAGACTACTCAGACACAAAGGTAACCGAAAAAGCATCATACTACCTCAGTATCGCATACAGTTCTAATGGAAAATCAGACAGGGCAGTTGACATACTGAAAACCTTGCTTGAGAAAAATCCTGAAACAGAATATAAAAAAGAAGCTTCCGAACTGCTTGCCAGATTAAGCCAAACTTGA
- a CDS encoding ketoacyl-ACP synthase III — protein MVNTNIYIAGTGSYLPSTIITNRNISDSTGVSSEDIEKMTGIQERRMAGRDEATSDLATKAAVSALESAGIKAGDLDFIILSTTSPDMPFPATACIVQENIGANKAAAFDINASCSGFLYALNIAEVFLKNGEGSCALVIAAEIKSRFVNPTDRETAILFGDGAGAVVLKSEQVMSDALSKGDENSEQKQEVRSKKQEIRNTTEIPPPLTGGRQGEGELRRFSSEYDISKKGILKTRLFAQGKNWDWIHLPAGGSRIPITEATVFQGLHFMKMDGGKVYRAAIRTLEKVITDITKECNLNINDIDHYIFHQANLRIVKQVMKRLGINEEKVPISLEYYGNTSSASIPITLDPAVRSGRIKEGNLILMASFGGGLTWGASILRWEKRREVRG, from the coding sequence ATGGTTAATACAAATATATACATAGCAGGTACCGGTTCTTATCTCCCTTCAACTATAATTACTAATCGGAATATTTCAGACTCAACTGGAGTAAGTTCCGAAGATATTGAGAAGATGACAGGAATCCAGGAACGCCGCATGGCAGGCCGTGATGAGGCCACATCTGATTTAGCTACAAAGGCGGCGGTTTCAGCCCTTGAGTCAGCAGGGATAAAGGCAGGGGATTTAGACTTTATTATCTTATCAACTACTTCACCGGATATGCCCTTTCCCGCAACTGCCTGTATAGTTCAGGAAAATATCGGTGCAAACAAAGCTGCGGCATTTGATATTAATGCCTCATGTTCAGGTTTTTTATATGCGTTAAATATTGCAGAGGTGTTCCTTAAAAATGGTGAGGGGAGTTGTGCCCTTGTTATTGCCGCTGAGATAAAATCAAGGTTTGTTAATCCTACAGACAGGGAGACAGCAATCTTATTTGGAGATGGCGCCGGGGCTGTGGTATTGAAGAGTGAACAGGTTATGAGCGATGCGCTATCTAAGGGGGATGAAAATAGTGAGCAGAAGCAAGAGGTAAGAAGTAAGAAGCAAGAAATAAGAAATACAACAGAAATTCCCCCTCCATTGACGGGAGGGAGACAGGGGGAGGGTGAGCTAAGGAGATTTTCGAGTGAATATGATATAAGCAAGAAGGGCATCTTAAAGACCCGGCTTTTTGCCCAAGGCAAAAACTGGGACTGGATTCACCTCCCTGCAGGCGGTTCAAGAATACCAATAACCGAAGCCACAGTTTTTCAGGGATTGCACTTTATGAAAATGGATGGGGGCAAGGTCTACAGGGCCGCAATAAGGACACTTGAGAAGGTAATAACTGACATTACAAAAGAATGTAATCTGAACATAAATGACATAGACCATTATATCTTCCATCAGGCCAACCTGAGGATTGTTAAGCAGGTTATGAAGCGGCTGGGCATTAACGAAGAAAAGGTTCCAATATCATTAGAATATTATGGTAACACCTCATCAGCCTCAATACCGATTACACTTGATCCGGCAGTAAGAAGCGGAAGGATTAAGGAAGGAAACCTAATCCTAATGGCCTCATTTGGCGGCGGGCTTACGTGGGGGGCGAGTATTCTGCGTTGGGAGAAAAGAAGGGAAGTAAGAGGTTAG
- a CDS encoding PaaI family thioesterase: MSYGNFYMKLIADNKCFVCGRENPAGLKIPFKVDRDNKAISCEFTPGPEYQGFKGITHGGIIATLLDEAMVRLAFDLGIYAVTASIEVRYINPLNSGEKVHVSASITKEARKLLEAEAEAHTPDGKSVARAKAKLIRV, from the coding sequence GTGAGCTATGGTAACTTCTATATGAAACTTATCGCTGATAACAAATGCTTTGTCTGCGGAAGGGAAAACCCGGCAGGTCTCAAAATCCCTTTTAAAGTAGACAGGGATAATAAGGCCATATCTTGCGAATTTACCCCAGGCCCGGAATATCAGGGGTTCAAGGGAATAACACACGGCGGTATTATTGCAACACTTTTAGATGAGGCAATGGTCAGGCTTGCCTTTGACCTTGGAATTTATGCAGTCACCGCTTCTATTGAAGTGCGTTACATCAACCCGCTCAACTCAGGAGAAAAGGTTCACGTATCAGCATCAATAACAAAAGAGGCAAGGAAATTACTTGAGGCAGAGGCAGAGGCCCATACACCGGATGGCAAATCTGTAGCAAGGGCAAAGGCAAAGTTAATAAGGGTTTAA
- a CDS encoding nucleotidyl transferase AbiEii/AbiGii toxin family protein, which translates to MILEAFYGASEFPFVLSGGTALSRYYLHHRESEDLDFFCKNFVLDFEYIYRIINLNLRTRGFICEEIERADREGQIKYIIFVVSYSGVAVKLDFLEDPFSGMWEPAGRKDFTDSPVIVDAIELIYYRKLYSITYGKYHLNERPKDLVDLYFLNSVKPIFEMIDYTTEHNIGLDWLSFYKRLGETSEISLDRVRLIKALDSRTLSAWLRDVSLQGITRQIGESL; encoded by the coding sequence ATGATTCTTGAAGCCTTTTATGGTGCTTCTGAATTTCCATTTGTCCTCTCAGGCGGAACGGCTCTTTCCAGATATTATCTCCATCATAGGGAATCAGAAGACTTAGATTTCTTCTGCAAAAACTTCGTTCTTGATTTTGAGTATATATATAGAATCATAAACCTGAATCTCAGGACCAGAGGTTTCATTTGCGAAGAAATTGAGAGGGCAGATAGAGAAGGCCAGATTAAATATATTATATTTGTGGTATCGTACTCAGGTGTCGCAGTAAAACTGGACTTCTTAGAGGACCCATTCTCAGGAATGTGGGAGCCTGCGGGGAGAAAAGATTTTACAGACAGCCCTGTAATCGTTGATGCTATCGAACTTATATATTACAGAAAGCTATACTCCATCACTTATGGTAAGTATCACCTGAACGAACGTCCTAAGGATCTTGTAGATTTATATTTTTTGAATAGCGTAAAACCTATATTTGAAATGATAGATTACACTACTGAACATAATATAGGACTTGACTGGTTGAGCTTTTATAAGAGACTTGGAGAAACTTCTGAAATATCACTGGACAGAGTTAGGCTTATTAAAGCTCTTGATTCACGAACACTTTCGGCATGGCTAAGGGATGTTTCGTTGCAAGGAATTACCAGGCAGATTGGAGAGAGTTTATGA
- the smc gene encoding chromosome segregation protein SMC → MRLRKLEILGFKTFPEKTTLHIQHGITCIVGPNGCGKSNIVDALLWVMGEQSTKTLRGEKMEDVIFFGSDSRKSIGMSEVTITIGDLHGELTSQYSEYSEIEVTRRLFRSGESEYLINKVPCRLKDIRDILIDAGVGFKGHTVIEQGRVERILTSTPEDRRAIIEDTAGIMKYKFRKTEALRKLESTQHNLLRVRDIVSEVKRQINSLDRQVRKAREYQELAAKIKEQELLLTAVKYTGMDNDLKALLLKEEGVREAEMKNLSELAGIEAESEETKSLLLGDDRKLNELRGTLNNLDKEISESENKLIVIENQITHQREDDKRLHKEITELKEDIITLKASLESLSSEKLALEEILSKGETGIAEAETKYGQASHEFSSIQERLESARSRVFGTVGKVTEVKNKQNYIQSRIFEINRRKERITSEKEENSNTISGTIERMMSKEESERHLNAGLAEKSDSKLLLSEQLAVTENSISGLTDKLNSRRELLHRSEARFHSLEEMEKNLVGYQEGVRTILLSKSKEGASFQGIQGIVADFFDVKFNLPPLQGEGWGGDGVFPDEKTAEMVIESVLGDRLQNIVVEGHENTEAAIAYLKTNSAGRTTFIPSKPRPNPLPLGERVRVRGSSGENGIIGPALAFVDYKEEYKPLVEHLLSDVVVVDNLKNAITLWNEDNNCTFVTLDGEIVEPSGRITGGTSNGKSPGLIQKRKELKTLQNEVIKLKRETSELEGELENLKQDKGNFQQQIVELNDLIRKDEIAIVNIEKDIHVLKDDEKKVQLRLETLLIEENEINSEIVSLSTDLNKYETEIQGLVTEQSAGEKEIQELIEIQKTARLHWEEAQREITSRKLEITTSRERRDAISHRIKEIEGRIEIAVRSIDEKGLYLNTIGQKIDSYNSEKTEIESAITILWQKKETLSKEIVSMEDERAHKEEGLNISETGIKEKRNIIDELKQILNQCEVQKTEIRLQMTHLCETIFNTYQLALEEEIKKLSTEEINTEEMTGALTALKERVNRMGPINMASIEEYQELNQRYEFLTTQEADLTQACETLHETISKINKTTKEMFLTTFNIINEKFQNLFQMFFQGGSSRLVLTDESNVLDSGIEIFAQPPGKKVSQLALLSGGEKALTALSLIFATFLARPTPFCVLDEIDAPLDEGNTERFINTLRDMTAFSQFIVITHNKRTMEAGDTLYGITMEEPGVSRIVSVNLTRREEETPMLVAV, encoded by the coding sequence ATGCGTCTGCGAAAGCTTGAGATATTAGGATTCAAGACCTTCCCGGAAAAGACCACCCTTCATATACAACATGGAATAACCTGTATAGTCGGTCCCAATGGCTGCGGTAAGAGCAATATTGTGGATGCACTTCTATGGGTTATGGGGGAGCAGAGTACCAAGACCCTCAGAGGTGAAAAGATGGAGGATGTCATTTTCTTTGGAAGCGATAGTAGAAAATCTATCGGAATGTCCGAGGTGACCATCACTATAGGCGACCTGCACGGGGAGCTTACCTCACAGTATTCTGAATACTCTGAGATAGAGGTCACAAGAAGGCTCTTCCGTTCAGGTGAGAGTGAATACCTGATCAACAAAGTACCGTGCAGGCTGAAGGATATAAGGGATATTCTTATAGATGCAGGGGTAGGGTTCAAAGGGCATACAGTTATAGAGCAGGGCAGGGTTGAGAGAATTCTAACATCTACACCTGAAGACCGCCGGGCAATTATCGAAGACACTGCCGGCATCATGAAATATAAGTTCAGGAAGACAGAGGCCCTGAGAAAATTAGAGTCTACTCAGCATAATCTCCTAAGGGTCCGCGACATCGTATCAGAGGTAAAAAGACAGATAAATTCACTGGACAGGCAGGTGCGGAAGGCAAGGGAATATCAGGAACTTGCCGCAAAGATTAAAGAGCAGGAGCTTTTACTTACGGCTGTTAAATATACAGGGATGGATAATGATTTGAAGGCATTACTTCTTAAAGAAGAGGGCGTAAGGGAAGCAGAGATGAAAAATCTGTCGGAACTTGCAGGTATTGAGGCAGAATCAGAAGAGACAAAATCCCTATTACTCGGTGATGACAGGAAGTTGAACGAGTTACGGGGGACCCTTAACAATCTGGATAAAGAGATCAGTGAAAGCGAGAATAAGCTGATCGTGATTGAAAACCAGATAACCCATCAGCGGGAAGATGATAAACGATTACACAAAGAGATAACAGAGCTTAAGGAAGATATAATTACGCTAAAGGCGTCTCTTGAATCACTAAGCAGTGAAAAACTCGCGCTTGAAGAAATACTTTCAAAAGGGGAAACAGGGATTGCTGAGGCTGAAACAAAATATGGACAGGCAAGTCATGAATTTTCAAGCATTCAGGAGAGATTAGAGAGTGCCCGCTCCAGGGTGTTCGGCACTGTTGGAAAGGTTACTGAGGTAAAAAATAAACAGAATTATATTCAATCCAGGATTTTTGAGATCAATAGAAGAAAAGAGCGAATTACAAGTGAGAAGGAGGAAAACTCCAATACTATATCAGGAACCATTGAACGGATGATGTCTAAGGAAGAGTCTGAGAGGCACTTAAATGCCGGTCTTGCTGAAAAGTCAGACTCAAAATTACTATTATCTGAACAGCTTGCAGTAACAGAAAATTCAATATCAGGATTAACGGATAAACTTAACAGCAGGCGTGAATTACTCCACCGCAGTGAGGCAAGATTTCATTCCCTTGAAGAGATGGAGAAAAACCTTGTCGGCTATCAGGAAGGCGTAAGGACGATCCTACTGTCAAAGTCCAAAGAGGGTGCATCTTTTCAGGGTATTCAAGGTATTGTCGCTGATTTCTTTGATGTGAAGTTCAACCTCCCTCCCCTTCAAGGGGAGGGCTGGGGTGGGGATGGGGTTTTCCCTGATGAAAAAACCGCTGAGATGGTTATTGAATCCGTCCTCGGCGACCGTTTGCAAAATATCGTAGTTGAAGGCCATGAAAATACAGAAGCGGCTATTGCCTATTTAAAAACAAACTCTGCCGGAAGAACAACATTTATACCTTCAAAACCCCGCCCTAACCCTCTCCCCTTAGGGGAGAGGGTTAGGGTGAGGGGGAGCTCAGGTGAAAACGGCATTATTGGCCCTGCACTTGCCTTTGTGGATTATAAAGAAGAGTATAAGCCCCTTGTAGAACATCTACTTTCAGATGTAGTTGTTGTAGATAACCTGAAGAACGCCATTACCCTTTGGAATGAAGATAATAATTGTACCTTTGTAACGTTGGATGGCGAAATTGTGGAACCATCTGGACGTATAACAGGCGGTACATCAAATGGCAAGTCCCCGGGACTAATCCAGAAAAGAAAAGAACTTAAAACACTTCAAAATGAGGTCATCAAATTAAAGCGGGAGACCTCAGAGCTTGAAGGAGAGCTTGAAAATCTAAAGCAGGACAAGGGTAATTTCCAGCAGCAGATAGTTGAATTAAACGACCTGATACGCAAGGATGAGATAGCGATTGTAAATATTGAAAAAGACATCCATGTACTTAAAGATGACGAGAAGAAGGTACAACTACGGTTAGAGACACTGCTTATTGAAGAAAACGAGATTAACAGCGAGATTGTTTCTTTATCCACAGACTTAAATAAATATGAAACAGAGATTCAGGGGCTTGTAACTGAACAATCAGCAGGTGAGAAGGAGATACAGGAGCTTATAGAGATACAAAAGACAGCGAGGCTGCATTGGGAAGAGGCACAAAGGGAGATTACCTCAAGGAAGTTAGAGATTACAACAAGCAGAGAGAGACGGGATGCCATATCCCATCGTATTAAAGAGATTGAGGGGCGCATTGAGATTGCAGTGCGTTCTATTGATGAGAAGGGGTTATACCTGAATACGATAGGACAAAAGATAGATAGTTATAATTCTGAGAAGACTGAGATTGAGTCAGCGATAACAATCCTGTGGCAGAAAAAGGAGACACTTTCTAAAGAGATTGTAAGCATGGAAGATGAACGGGCACATAAAGAAGAGGGCCTGAATATTTCAGAAACAGGTATTAAGGAAAAAAGAAATATAATTGATGAATTAAAGCAGATATTAAACCAGTGTGAGGTACAAAAGACCGAGATACGCCTGCAAATGACCCATTTATGTGAAACAATATTCAATACCTATCAACTTGCCTTAGAAGAAGAGATTAAGAAATTATCAACTGAAGAAATTAATACTGAAGAGATGACAGGGGCGCTGACTGCTCTAAAAGAGCGGGTGAACAGGATGGGGCCGATTAATATGGCATCCATTGAAGAATATCAGGAATTAAACCAGAGATATGAATTTCTGACTACTCAGGAAGCAGACCTCACGCAGGCATGTGAAACCCTGCATGAGACTATTTCAAAGATAAATAAGACAACAAAAGAGATGTTCTTAACGACATTCAATATTATTAATGAAAAATTCCAAAACCTGTTTCAGATGTTTTTCCAGGGCGGCAGTTCAAGGCTTGTGCTTACAGATGAATCAAATGTACTGGACTCCGGTATTGAGATATTTGCCCAGCCTCCGGGTAAAAAGGTAAGCCAGTTAGCCCTGTTATCCGGAGGTGAAAAAGCCCTTACAGCCCTGTCACTTATATTTGCAACCTTCCTCGCCAGACCTACACCCTTCTGCGTGCTTGATGAAATTGATGCACCGCTTGATGAGGGAAATACCGAGCGTTTTATAAATACACTTCGAGACATGACCGCTTTTTCACAGTTCATTGTAATTACTCATAACAAACGGACAATGGAGGCCGGTGATACACTTTATGGTATTACAATGGAAGAACCCGGTGTCTCAAGGATTGTGTCTGTCAATCTTACAAGGAGAGAAGAAGAGACTCCAATGCTTGTTGCAGTCTGA